From the Prochlorococcus sp. MIT 1223 genome, the window TGAGGTGTTGGAAATTGTTGAGCAAATGTCACCAGATGACAGGGTCCGACTTTTTGATGAATTACCTGCCAAGGTTGTAAGAAGATTGCTTGCTGAATTAAGTCCTTCTGAGAGGAAGATTACTGCTGAATTATTGGGATATGAGGCTGAGACTGCAGGCAGACTAATGACTACGGAGTTTATAGATTTAAAAGAGTTTTATAATGCTGCTCAGGCTTTATCGATTGTCAGAAGACGTGCTGCCTTTACTGAAACAATTTATAGTCTTTATGTAACAGATAAAGAAAGGCACTTAACCGGCATCCTTTCTTTAAGGGATTTGGTTACTGCTGATCCTGAAGCTTTAATAGGCGATGTAATGACGCGTGATGTGGTCAATGTTGCCACTGATACTGATCAGGAAGAAGTTGCTAGAGCTATTCAAAGATATGATTTTTTAGCATTGCCAGTTGTGGATCTTGAAAAAAGATTGGTAGGTATTATTACGGTTGATGATGTAATTGATGTTATTGAACAGGAGGCTACTCGCGATATTTATGCGGCTGGTGCTGTGCAAGCAGGAGATGAAGATGATTATTTCCAAAGTAATTTATTTGTTGTTGCTCGTCGAAGGGTTGTTTGGCTTGCTGTATTAGTGCTCGCAAATGGTTTGACAACTCAGGTGATAGCGATGAATGGAGAAGTATTAAAGCAAGTGGTTTTATTAGCAGCATTTATCCCTTTATTAATTGGTGCTGGTGGAAACGTGGGAGCACAAAGTTCAACAGTAGTTATTAGAGGTTTAAGCACTCAGCGAATACAAGTGTTAGGTCACGTTAAAGTCATTATTCGAGAAACAATTGCTGGCGCACTTCTTGGATTGTTAATGCTTATTGTTGTCGTGCCATTTGCTTGGTGGCAAGGTGAAGGACCTTTGGTTGGTACTGCTGTAGGAATAAGCCTTTTAGCAATAACTACTTTAGCTGCGACAGCTGGAGCAACTCTCCCTTTGTTATTTGATCGTATGGGGTTAGATCCGGCTTTGATGTCAGCTCCTTTTATTACCACTGCAACTGACGTAGCAGGAGTTTTGATTTACCTGAGAACAGCTTCTTGGCTGCTAGCTCAAGTAAATGGAGCCACGCTTTAGGTATTTATGCTTAAAAAAAGCAAGAATTTTTATTTTTAATTGATCTTTACATTTCTTAGTAGTAATCTTCACAAAACTAAATATACGTTTTCAGATGGAGACGGTTAAGACGAGTCAATCAGTGGAGACAAGAGCTGCTTCCATGAAATCAGTTGGTGAAGTTGATCTCGTTAGATCTTATTTGCGAGATATAGGGAGAGTACCTCTCTTGTCTCATGAGCAAGAAATTACTTTCGGACGCCAAGTTCAAGAATTGGTCTTTTTGGAAAGATTACAAATTGAGCTAGAAGACTCTCTTGGGGAACATCCTTCTTTGGACCAAATAGCAGATAAATCAGGTTTTACGGTTACGGAGGTCAAAAGAAAATTGAATAATGGTCGCCGTGCGAAAGAGAGAATGGTTTCAGCTAATTTGAGGTTGGTAGTAAGCGTTGCTAAAAAATATACCAAGAGAAATATGGAGCTTTTAGATTTGATTCAAGAAGGAACTATTGGATTAGTTAGAGGCGTAGAAAAATTTGATCCCAAAAGGGGATATAAATTTTCCACATATGCCTATTGGTGGATTAGGCAAGGAATTACTAGAGCTATCGCTGAGAAAAGTAGAGCTATTAGGCTTCCTATTCATATAACTGAAATGCTCAATAAACTGAAAAAAGGACAAAGAGAATTGAGCCAGCAATTGTCCAGGACTCCAAGTATTAAAGAGTTAGCATTACATCTAGAACTTCCTGAATCAGATGTTAAAGAGTTGATCTCAAGAGCAAGTCAGCCTTTGAGCTTGGAATCTAAGGTTGGTGACGGAGAAGATACTTCTTTGATTGATTTACTTGCAGGTAATAATGATTCACCAAGTGAACATATTGAGATGGATTGCATGAAAAATGATCTAGAAACTCTCTTATCACAATTACCTGAACTGCAAAATAGAGTTCTGAGAATGCGTTACGGGATGAACGGTGATGATCCAATGACGCTTACAGGTATTGGGAGAATTCTTGGTATTAGTAGAGATCGCGTGAGAAATTTAGAGCGTGATGGGTTAAGAGGTTTGCGTAAAGGTAGTGATAGAGTTGAGGCTTATATGGCTTGTTGAATAATTTCCAAAAGGACTTTATTGACTTCTTTAGGATTTTCATCATGTGGACAATGACCACAACCCTTGATGATTTTTAGAGACTGAATATTTCTTATAGATTTAAACCATTTATTGGCTTCTTCAAGAGGCTCCCATGGATCTTTTTCACCCCAAATTAAGTCTACTTTCACATTATTTACATCTTTAAGTAGTTCAGGAGCTAGGTAATCATTAAATAAGTTTATAAAGCCTCTAAAAGCTTCTGAAGCACCTTCCCTTTGCGTAGGCTTATATAGCATATTTATAAGTCCTGCATTTAAATTATTTTTGGTTGGATAAGCGATATTTAAAAACTTTTCTATAAAAAAAGGTCTAGCTACTGCTTTGAAAATGTTTTGACTAAAAACTCTTTGCTTTACCAAACTTTTTAAAATAGGTCTTAATATTTGCATCCCAATGGGTTGTTCGGAAAGTCTTTTGTCGTCCATTGTTCGTTGTGCGCAATCGATAAGAACTAACCCAACACATTTATTTTGTAGTAGTTGTGATGCTCTTATAGCAATGATTCCACCAATAGAATTACCAATTAGTAAGACAGGTTTTTTAACTATTTCAGCGCAAAAATCTGCTATTTGTTGACTCCAGTTTTCAAAGCAATAAAAAAAATTATTTTTTTCAATAAGTTCATTATGAAGTCTTGCTTTAGGTTGGCTGCTTTCTCCAAAACCTATTAAATCAATTGCATAACAAGGTGAAATTTCACCACAGAAACGTTGATTGTTTCGCCAGTGTTCTTTACATGCTCCAAAACCATGAATTAACACTATAGAAATTGGAGATTCATTCTTAGATTCTTCTAAGTTCCAAGCAACAT encodes:
- the mgtE gene encoding magnesium transporter is translated as MSETSASSVQASTSLVKGPFMADVVAQQLEELLSAGNYDGVKILLQPVQPVDIAEAIGNLPLILQALAFRLLTKNEAIEVYEYLEPSVQQSLLDRLRSSEVLEIVEQMSPDDRVRLFDELPAKVVRRLLAELSPSERKITAELLGYEAETAGRLMTTEFIDLKEFYNAAQALSIVRRRAAFTETIYSLYVTDKERHLTGILSLRDLVTADPEALIGDVMTRDVVNVATDTDQEEVARAIQRYDFLALPVVDLEKRLVGIITVDDVIDVIEQEATRDIYAAGAVQAGDEDDYFQSNLFVVARRRVVWLAVLVLANGLTTQVIAMNGEVLKQVVLLAAFIPLLIGAGGNVGAQSSTVVIRGLSTQRIQVLGHVKVIIRETIAGALLGLLMLIVVVPFAWWQGEGPLVGTAVGISLLAITTLAATAGATLPLLFDRMGLDPALMSAPFITTATDVAGVLIYLRTASWLLAQVNGATL
- a CDS encoding RpoD/SigA family RNA polymerase sigma factor; this encodes METVKTSQSVETRAASMKSVGEVDLVRSYLRDIGRVPLLSHEQEITFGRQVQELVFLERLQIELEDSLGEHPSLDQIADKSGFTVTEVKRKLNNGRRAKERMVSANLRLVVSVAKKYTKRNMELLDLIQEGTIGLVRGVEKFDPKRGYKFSTYAYWWIRQGITRAIAEKSRAIRLPIHITEMLNKLKKGQRELSQQLSRTPSIKELALHLELPESDVKELISRASQPLSLESKVGDGEDTSLIDLLAGNNDSPSEHIEMDCMKNDLETLLSQLPELQNRVLRMRYGMNGDDPMTLTGIGRILGISRDRVRNLERDGLRGLRKGSDRVEAYMAC
- a CDS encoding alpha/beta fold hydrolase, with product MTKPNAHIWEWNGLNVAWNLEESKNESPISIVLIHGFGACKEHWRNNQRFCGEISPCYAIDLIGFGESSQPKARLHNELIEKNNFFYCFENWSQQIADFCAEIVKKPVLLIGNSIGGIIAIRASQLLQNKCVGLVLIDCAQRTMDDKRLSEQPIGMQILRPILKSLVKQRVFSQNIFKAVARPFFIEKFLNIAYPTKNNLNAGLINMLYKPTQREGASEAFRGFINLFNDYLAPELLKDVNNVKVDLIWGEKDPWEPLEEANKWFKSIRNIQSLKIIKGCGHCPHDENPKEVNKVLLEIIQQAI